From Drosophila suzukii chromosome 2R, CBGP_Dsuzu_IsoJpt1.0, whole genome shotgun sequence, a single genomic window includes:
- the Sik3 gene encoding uncharacterized protein Sik3 isoform X2, with protein sequence MATTPAAGPAAPPTSTPQNYKVPSTSKISVDKLLRVGYYELEKTIGKGNFAVVKLATNIVTKTKVAIKIIDKTCLNEEYLSKTFREISILKSLRHPHITRLYEVMESQSMIYLVTEYAPNGEIFDHLVANGRMKEPEAARVFTQLVSAVHYCHLRGVVHRDLKAENVLLDKDMNIKLADFGFSNHYEEGATLRTWCGSPPYAAPEVFQGLEYDGPKSDIWSLGVVLYALVCGALPFDGKTILELKSRVVLGKFRIPFFMSQECEQLIRNMLVVEPDRRYTVKQIIKHRWLSEWQSEMLEEERFEATSFAPGSGTVSKSASTSSLGSVADSPPQLDSVVMTHMLQLPGLTADMIAQSVHEQRFDNIYAIYNLLQDKLQQKRRENQRLQHHASLAYSRSRKTSITTGVVDRSELVKQESLDRLSPLSSANASSSASGYGWSDVAVDLEKFGDFELECLARSNEPPVNSHHLSAQAGGGVNGANTRRHTVGPGDVAHEQALANPHVPPIDFKCPPQSSDPYYPVNLPMLQNQPLQNLTIKDQHLLKPPVVMGASSFGRRASDGGANLHIYYPATGTVVGPAQGQQMDTAGYFINPNCGTDPLAVQELSPLNEQATAQMQCCQENATGECNEELQSYMQKRGFTQRHTVGCTDDLSVTHGPGPGSQSQAPTTSSNMRQRRTGLLTVTERPPVIPPEIIREVESRMNRDYLPPTLKSLSQSPPNGTYPVGVALPLGMSKGVSPPHSLPLVAVGCGSVPLVAGNNRRIHRVVHSKLPTVQEGGRYSPVRRASEGSKSQFQGPLQECQSLQKGIAQRNFLVAPSPPLLENSISLPGSPIHGKPGMGLQLALRRGHDIEVPPEAIKNLMPALDRLVKEQRVSFEIANKIISTHVVPIDLAPLLGLAAHASSAAAVSGGHLDQSHLLHLQQQQQQQHMLSFSVSPLSMPQGGAVNASLTSAKQMFGQPICGYTQYQPMTLALQPQHQQQLVGQFSSINLGASNSNSSSGCQSPVYSTSFSGSCSPNTYLPCPGGGSSPLHQITKGISGLTTGGAGGSITRGTSAASEGAAAAAAANQPLDLSMDVCGGVLDQQPTDYAATNWFMPTTPYYDLKPLNLSPAQPVRVVPTPPASPNLCIIQEENGNGQMCHTISTGTPYAGCTGGITPQICLTDVQGSEITLVALSSDNSRDSEDSLEQHTPVMSLQGLIITEPSSDMPSITRGIGRKASLDCESSGGSHCPVGISSSHAAQSQSQVQTEAQCRRGSDKSLGFSDDSLSNDSNNLSPCQEPSASSGFKSDSHSEMGDHTECGHLTPDSMCDSRRMSDEMCYEVPLPHECSNLDSTRILEMVKQTIDSTMPPKGFVLHKGSISSEDSGAESRHSSASNASSSNPLACEAASLLASHSAYGEPTTNLSLEYSGGLQIELQVCEGRSRDPHGAGKGIKLRRISGDQFEYGKICQQLISTITMQQVAG encoded by the exons GTTGCCATCAAAATCATAGACAAGACATGTCTGAACGAGGAGTACCTGAGCAAGACGTTCCGCGAGATCTCCATCCTGAAGTCTCTGCGGCATCCGCACATCACCCGATTGTACGAGGTGATGGAGTCGCAGTCGATGATCTACCTGGTGACCGAGTACGCGCCAAACGGGGAGATCTTCGACCACTTGGTGGCCAATGGCAGGATGAAGGAACCGGAGGCGGCGCGCGTCTTCACCCAACTCGTCTCGGCCGTCCACTACTGCCACCTGCGGGGGGTGGTGCACCGAGATCTCAAGGCCGAGAATGTCCTGCTCGACAAGGACATGAACATCAAG CTGGCAGACTTTGGCTTCAGTAATCACTACGAGGAGGGCGCGACTCTTAGGACCTGGTGCGGATCACCGCCCTATGCTGCCCCAGAGGTTTTCCAGGGCTTGGAGTACGATGGACCCAAGTCTGATATCTGGAGCTTGGGCGTTGTGCTGTACGCCTTGGTCTGCGGAGCGTTACCCTTTGATGGAAAGACCATACTGGAGCTGAAAAGCCGTGTGGTGTTGGGCAAATTCCGCATTCCTTTCTTCATGTCGCAGG AATGCGAGCAGCTAATCCGAAACATGTTGGTGGTGGAGCCTGACCGGCGATATACAGTCAAGCAGATCATAAAGCACCGCTGGCTAAGCGAGTGGCAGTCGGAAATGCTAGAGGAAGAGCGTTTCGAGGCCACCTCCTTTGCACCCGGATCGGGAACGGTGTCCAAGTCGGCCTCCACGTCCTCGCTGGGCAGTGTGGCGGACTCACCGCCGCAGCTGGACTCCGTGGTGATGACGCACATGCTGCAGCTCCCCGGGCTGACCGCCGACATGATCGCGCAGTCGGTGCACGAGCAGAGATTCGACAACATCTACGCCATTTACAACCTGCTGCAGGACAAGCTGCAGCAAAAGCGACGCGAAAACCAAAGACTGCAGCACCACGCCAGCCTGGCCTACTCCCGATCCCGCAAGACGAGCATCACAACGGGCGTGGTGGACCGCTCGGAGCTCGTCAAGCAGGAATCTCTGGACCGGCTCAGTCCGCTGAGCAGTGCCAATGCCTCCAGCTCGGCTTCGGGCTATGGCTGGTCGGATGTCGCCGTAGATCTGGAGAAGTTTGGTGACTTTGAGCTCGAATGCCTGGCTCGTTCCAATGAG CCTCCTGTTAATTCGCACCACCTGAGCGCACAGGCTGGTGGAGGCGTCAACGGGGCGAACACGCGACGCCATACGGTGGGACCTGGAGATGTGGCCCACGAACAGGCGCTGGCTAATCCCCATGTGCCACCCATTGACTTCAAGTGTCCACCGCAAAGCAGCGACCCCTACTACCCGGTTAACCTGCCCATGCTGCAGAACCAACCCCTGCAAAATCTCACCATCAAGGACCAGCATCTGCTCAAGCCGCCCGTTGTTATGGGGGCCA GTTCATTTGGACGCCGTGCCTCGGACGGCGGGGCGAATCTGCACATCTATTATCCCGCCACGGGCACTGTTGTGGGTCCAGCTCAGGGTCAGCAAATGGACACAGCCGGATACTTTATCAATCCCAATTGTGGCACTGACCCCTTGGCTGTGCAGGAGCTGTCTCCGCTAAACGAGCAGGCGACGGCGCAGATGCAGTGCTGCCAGGAGAATGCCACCGGCGAATGCAATGAGGAGCTCCAGAG TTATATGCAGAAGCGAGGATTCACCCAGCGTCACACGGTGGGATGCACGGACGATCTCTCCGTGACTCATGGACCGGGACCCGGATCGCAATCCCAGGCGCCAACTACCTCCTCCAATATGCGGCAGCGGCGAACTGGACTGCTCACGGTCACCGAACGGCCGCCAG TGATTCCCCCCGAAATAATTCGCGAGGTTGAGTCTCGCATGAACCGCGACTATCTGCCACCCACCCTGAAATCTCTTAGCCAATCGCCCCCCAATGGCACATACCCGGTGGGCGTGGCCCTGCCCTTGGGCATGTCGAAGGGCGTGTCGCCGCCCCACTCGCTGCCCTTGGTGGCGGTCGGATGTGGCTCCGTGCCCTTGGTGGCGGGCAACAACCGCCGCATCCATCGGGTGGTCCACTCGAAGTTACCCACCGTTCAGGAGGGTG GACGTTACAGTCCAGTGCGTCGAGCCTCTGAGGGATCCAAGAGCCAGTTCCAGGGACCGCTGCAGGAATGCCAATCGCTGCAGAAAGGTATTGCACAGAGAAACTTTTTGGTTGCACCCAGTCCGCCGCTTTTAGAAAATTCGATCAGTTTGCCAG GTTCGCCCATACATGGCAAACCTGGAATGGGCTTGCAGCTAGCTCTGCGGCGTGGCCATGACATTGAAGTTCCCCCGGAAGCCATCAAGAACCTGATGCCCGCCCTGGACCGCCTGGTGAAGGAGCAGAGGGTCAGCTTCGAAATAGCCAATAAGATAATCTCAACGCATGTGGTGCCGATAGATTTGGCTCCGCTTCTGGGTCTAGCAGCTCATGCCTCGAGTGCGGCGGCGGTCAGTGGAGGGCACCTCGATCAGAGTCACCTGTTGCACttgcagcaacagcagcagcagcaacatatgCTCAGCTTCAGTGTTTCCCCACTCAGCATGCCGCAGGGTGGAGCCGTGAATGCCTCTCTGACCTCCGCAAAGCAGATGTTTGGTCAGCCAATCTGTGGCTATACGCAATATCAACCGATGACCCTGGCCCTGCAGCCGCAGCATCAACAGCAGCTGGTGGGTCAGTTCAGCAGCATCAACCTGGGAGCCAGCAACTCGAATTCGAGCAGTGGCTGCCAGTCGCCGGTTTATAGTACCAGCTTCAGTGGCAGTTGCTCACCCAATACTTACCTGCCCTGCCCCGGCGGTGGCTCCTCACCGCTGCACCAGATCACCAAGGGCATCTCTGGATTGACTACTGGTGGCGCTGGTGGGTCCATCACCAGGGGCACTTCGGCCGCAAGCGAAGGAGCCGCTGCAGCCGCCGCTGCCAATCAACCTCTGGACCTGTCAATGGATGTTTGTGGCGGTGTGTTGGATCAGCAGCCCACGGACTATGCAGCCACCAATTGGTTTATGCCCACGACCCCGTATTATGATCTAAAACCGCTAAATCTATCGCCAGCACAACCCGTAAGGGTCGTGCCCACACCGCCAGCGTCACCCAACTTGTGCATCATCCAGGAGGAGAATGGAAACGGGCAGATGTGTCACACTATCAGCACGGGCACTCCGTATGCGGGCTGTACCGGAGGGATCACGCCGCAGATATGCCTTACCGATGTCCAGGGCAGCGAGATAACTTTGGTCGCTCTGTCCTCAGACAACAGTCGCGATAGCGAGGACTCTTTGGAACAGCACACTCCTGTTATGTCTTTGCAG GGACTGATCATTACCGAGCCCAGCAGCGATATGCCATCAATTACGAGGGGCATTGGACGTAAAGCCAGTCTGGACTGCGAATCGAGCGGAGGAAGTCATTGTCCAGTGGGCATTAGCTCATCTCACGCcgcccaatcccaatcccaggTTCAGACCGAAGCTCAATGCCGGCGGGGCAGTGACAAATCGCTTGGCTTCTCAGACGACTCACTAAGCAATGACTCGAATAACTTGTCACCCTGCCAGGAGCCATCCGCCAGCTCTGGATTCAAGTCGGACTCCCACTCGGAGATGGGTGATCACACCGAGTGCGGCCATCTGACACCCGATTCCATGTGCGACTCGCGGCGCATGTCGGATGAGATGTGCTACGAGGTGCCGCTGCCACACGAGTGCTCCAATCTGGACTCCACCCGCATCCTGGAGATGGTGAAGCAGACCATCGACTCCACTATGCCGCCCAAGGGCTTTGTGCTGCACAAGGGAAGCATTAGCTCGGAGGACAGCGGCGCCGAATCGCGACATAGCAGTGCTTCTAATGCATCCAGCTCGAATCCATTGGCCTGCGAGGCGGCTTCGCTTCTGGCCTCACACTCTGCCTATGGAGAGCCAACCACCAATCTCAGTTTGGAGTACTCAGGCGGCCTGCAGATCGAGCTGCAGGTGTGCGAGGGTCGCAGCCGGGATCCCCATGGAGCTGGTAAGGGGATAAAGCTGCGCCGCATTTCCGGGGACCAGTTCGAGTACGGAAAGATCTGCCAGCAGTTGATCAGCACCATCACCATGCAGCAGGTGGCAGGCTAA
- the Sik3 gene encoding uncharacterized protein Sik3 isoform X3, whose product MATTPAAGPAAPPTSTPQNYKVPSTSKISVDKLLRVGYYELEKTIGKGNFAVVKLATNIVTKTKVAIKIIDKTCLNEEYLSKTFREISILKSLRHPHITRLYEVMESQSMIYLVTEYAPNGEIFDHLVANGRMKEPEAARVFTQLVSAVHYCHLRGVVHRDLKAENVLLDKDMNIKLADFGFSNHYEEGATLRTWCGSPPYAAPEVFQGLEYDGPKSDIWSLGVVLYALVCGALPFDGKTILELKSRVVLGKFRIPFFMSQECEQLIRNMLVVEPDRRYTVKQIIKHRWLSEWQSEMLEEERFEATSFAPGSGTVSKSASTSSLGSVADSPPQLDSVVMTHMLQLPGLTADMIAQSVHEQRFDNIYAIYNLLQDKLQQKRRENQRLQHHASLAYSRSRKTSITTGVVDRSELVKQESLDRLSPLSSANASSSASGYGWSDVAVDLEKFGDFELECLARSNEPPVNSHHLSAQAGGGVNGANTRRHTVGPGDVAHEQALANPHVPPIDFKCPPQSSDPYYPVNLPMLQNQPLQNLTIKDQHLLKPPVVMGASSFGRRASDGGANLHIYYPATGTVVGPAQGQQMDTAGYFINPNCGTDPLAVQELSPLNEQATAQMQCCQENATGECNEELQSYMQKRGFTQRHTVGCTDDLSVTHGPGPGSQSQAPTTSSNMRQRRTGLLTVTERPPGRYSPVRRASEGSKSQFQGPLQECQSLQKGIAQRNFLVAPSPPLLENSISLPGSPIHGKPGMGLQLALRRGHDIEVPPEAIKNLMPALDRLVKEQRVSFEIANKIISTHVVPIDLAPLLGLAAHASSAAAVSGGHLDQSHLLHLQQQQQQQHMLSFSVSPLSMPQGGAVNASLTSAKQMFGQPICGYTQYQPMTLALQPQHQQQLVGQFSSINLGASNSNSSSGCQSPVYSTSFSGSCSPNTYLPCPGGGSSPLHQITKGISGLTTGGAGGSITRGTSAASEGAAAAAAANQPLDLSMDVCGGVLDQQPTDYAATNWFMPTTPYYDLKPLNLSPAQPVRVVPTPPASPNLCIIQEENGNGQMCHTISTGTPYAGCTGGITPQICLTDVQGSEITLVALSSDNSRDSEDSLEQHTPVMSLQGLIITEPSSDMPSITRGIGRKASLDCESSGGSHCPVGISSSHAAQSQSQVQTEAQCRRGSDKSLGFSDDSLSNDSNNLSPCQEPSASSGFKSDSHSEMGDHTECGHLTPDSMCDSRRMSDEMCYEVPLPHECSNLDSTRILEMVKQTIDSTMPPKGFVLHKGSISSEDSGAESRHSSASNASSSNPLACEAASLLASHSAYGEPTTNLSLEYSGGLQIELQVCEGRSRDPHGAGKGIKLRRISGDQFEYGKICQQLISTITMQQVAG is encoded by the exons GTTGCCATCAAAATCATAGACAAGACATGTCTGAACGAGGAGTACCTGAGCAAGACGTTCCGCGAGATCTCCATCCTGAAGTCTCTGCGGCATCCGCACATCACCCGATTGTACGAGGTGATGGAGTCGCAGTCGATGATCTACCTGGTGACCGAGTACGCGCCAAACGGGGAGATCTTCGACCACTTGGTGGCCAATGGCAGGATGAAGGAACCGGAGGCGGCGCGCGTCTTCACCCAACTCGTCTCGGCCGTCCACTACTGCCACCTGCGGGGGGTGGTGCACCGAGATCTCAAGGCCGAGAATGTCCTGCTCGACAAGGACATGAACATCAAG CTGGCAGACTTTGGCTTCAGTAATCACTACGAGGAGGGCGCGACTCTTAGGACCTGGTGCGGATCACCGCCCTATGCTGCCCCAGAGGTTTTCCAGGGCTTGGAGTACGATGGACCCAAGTCTGATATCTGGAGCTTGGGCGTTGTGCTGTACGCCTTGGTCTGCGGAGCGTTACCCTTTGATGGAAAGACCATACTGGAGCTGAAAAGCCGTGTGGTGTTGGGCAAATTCCGCATTCCTTTCTTCATGTCGCAGG AATGCGAGCAGCTAATCCGAAACATGTTGGTGGTGGAGCCTGACCGGCGATATACAGTCAAGCAGATCATAAAGCACCGCTGGCTAAGCGAGTGGCAGTCGGAAATGCTAGAGGAAGAGCGTTTCGAGGCCACCTCCTTTGCACCCGGATCGGGAACGGTGTCCAAGTCGGCCTCCACGTCCTCGCTGGGCAGTGTGGCGGACTCACCGCCGCAGCTGGACTCCGTGGTGATGACGCACATGCTGCAGCTCCCCGGGCTGACCGCCGACATGATCGCGCAGTCGGTGCACGAGCAGAGATTCGACAACATCTACGCCATTTACAACCTGCTGCAGGACAAGCTGCAGCAAAAGCGACGCGAAAACCAAAGACTGCAGCACCACGCCAGCCTGGCCTACTCCCGATCCCGCAAGACGAGCATCACAACGGGCGTGGTGGACCGCTCGGAGCTCGTCAAGCAGGAATCTCTGGACCGGCTCAGTCCGCTGAGCAGTGCCAATGCCTCCAGCTCGGCTTCGGGCTATGGCTGGTCGGATGTCGCCGTAGATCTGGAGAAGTTTGGTGACTTTGAGCTCGAATGCCTGGCTCGTTCCAATGAG CCTCCTGTTAATTCGCACCACCTGAGCGCACAGGCTGGTGGAGGCGTCAACGGGGCGAACACGCGACGCCATACGGTGGGACCTGGAGATGTGGCCCACGAACAGGCGCTGGCTAATCCCCATGTGCCACCCATTGACTTCAAGTGTCCACCGCAAAGCAGCGACCCCTACTACCCGGTTAACCTGCCCATGCTGCAGAACCAACCCCTGCAAAATCTCACCATCAAGGACCAGCATCTGCTCAAGCCGCCCGTTGTTATGGGGGCCA GTTCATTTGGACGCCGTGCCTCGGACGGCGGGGCGAATCTGCACATCTATTATCCCGCCACGGGCACTGTTGTGGGTCCAGCTCAGGGTCAGCAAATGGACACAGCCGGATACTTTATCAATCCCAATTGTGGCACTGACCCCTTGGCTGTGCAGGAGCTGTCTCCGCTAAACGAGCAGGCGACGGCGCAGATGCAGTGCTGCCAGGAGAATGCCACCGGCGAATGCAATGAGGAGCTCCAGAG TTATATGCAGAAGCGAGGATTCACCCAGCGTCACACGGTGGGATGCACGGACGATCTCTCCGTGACTCATGGACCGGGACCCGGATCGCAATCCCAGGCGCCAACTACCTCCTCCAATATGCGGCAGCGGCGAACTGGACTGCTCACGGTCACCGAACGGCCGCCAG GACGTTACAGTCCAGTGCGTCGAGCCTCTGAGGGATCCAAGAGCCAGTTCCAGGGACCGCTGCAGGAATGCCAATCGCTGCAGAAAGGTATTGCACAGAGAAACTTTTTGGTTGCACCCAGTCCGCCGCTTTTAGAAAATTCGATCAGTTTGCCAG GTTCGCCCATACATGGCAAACCTGGAATGGGCTTGCAGCTAGCTCTGCGGCGTGGCCATGACATTGAAGTTCCCCCGGAAGCCATCAAGAACCTGATGCCCGCCCTGGACCGCCTGGTGAAGGAGCAGAGGGTCAGCTTCGAAATAGCCAATAAGATAATCTCAACGCATGTGGTGCCGATAGATTTGGCTCCGCTTCTGGGTCTAGCAGCTCATGCCTCGAGTGCGGCGGCGGTCAGTGGAGGGCACCTCGATCAGAGTCACCTGTTGCACttgcagcaacagcagcagcagcaacatatgCTCAGCTTCAGTGTTTCCCCACTCAGCATGCCGCAGGGTGGAGCCGTGAATGCCTCTCTGACCTCCGCAAAGCAGATGTTTGGTCAGCCAATCTGTGGCTATACGCAATATCAACCGATGACCCTGGCCCTGCAGCCGCAGCATCAACAGCAGCTGGTGGGTCAGTTCAGCAGCATCAACCTGGGAGCCAGCAACTCGAATTCGAGCAGTGGCTGCCAGTCGCCGGTTTATAGTACCAGCTTCAGTGGCAGTTGCTCACCCAATACTTACCTGCCCTGCCCCGGCGGTGGCTCCTCACCGCTGCACCAGATCACCAAGGGCATCTCTGGATTGACTACTGGTGGCGCTGGTGGGTCCATCACCAGGGGCACTTCGGCCGCAAGCGAAGGAGCCGCTGCAGCCGCCGCTGCCAATCAACCTCTGGACCTGTCAATGGATGTTTGTGGCGGTGTGTTGGATCAGCAGCCCACGGACTATGCAGCCACCAATTGGTTTATGCCCACGACCCCGTATTATGATCTAAAACCGCTAAATCTATCGCCAGCACAACCCGTAAGGGTCGTGCCCACACCGCCAGCGTCACCCAACTTGTGCATCATCCAGGAGGAGAATGGAAACGGGCAGATGTGTCACACTATCAGCACGGGCACTCCGTATGCGGGCTGTACCGGAGGGATCACGCCGCAGATATGCCTTACCGATGTCCAGGGCAGCGAGATAACTTTGGTCGCTCTGTCCTCAGACAACAGTCGCGATAGCGAGGACTCTTTGGAACAGCACACTCCTGTTATGTCTTTGCAG GGACTGATCATTACCGAGCCCAGCAGCGATATGCCATCAATTACGAGGGGCATTGGACGTAAAGCCAGTCTGGACTGCGAATCGAGCGGAGGAAGTCATTGTCCAGTGGGCATTAGCTCATCTCACGCcgcccaatcccaatcccaggTTCAGACCGAAGCTCAATGCCGGCGGGGCAGTGACAAATCGCTTGGCTTCTCAGACGACTCACTAAGCAATGACTCGAATAACTTGTCACCCTGCCAGGAGCCATCCGCCAGCTCTGGATTCAAGTCGGACTCCCACTCGGAGATGGGTGATCACACCGAGTGCGGCCATCTGACACCCGATTCCATGTGCGACTCGCGGCGCATGTCGGATGAGATGTGCTACGAGGTGCCGCTGCCACACGAGTGCTCCAATCTGGACTCCACCCGCATCCTGGAGATGGTGAAGCAGACCATCGACTCCACTATGCCGCCCAAGGGCTTTGTGCTGCACAAGGGAAGCATTAGCTCGGAGGACAGCGGCGCCGAATCGCGACATAGCAGTGCTTCTAATGCATCCAGCTCGAATCCATTGGCCTGCGAGGCGGCTTCGCTTCTGGCCTCACACTCTGCCTATGGAGAGCCAACCACCAATCTCAGTTTGGAGTACTCAGGCGGCCTGCAGATCGAGCTGCAGGTGTGCGAGGGTCGCAGCCGGGATCCCCATGGAGCTGGTAAGGGGATAAAGCTGCGCCGCATTTCCGGGGACCAGTTCGAGTACGGAAAGATCTGCCAGCAGTTGATCAGCACCATCACCATGCAGCAGGTGGCAGGCTAA